DNA from Bacillus sp. Marseille-P3661:
AACATCATAATTAGATAGATAATTTATTTTTTCATACTCTTGCTTTTGTTCCGTAATATCTCTAAAAAATACAGACAAACCTTCAGCAGAAGGGAAAGCCCTTATCTCATACCATCTATTGTTAAAATACTCTTCAAATTCTATAGGTTCTTGTTCTGTTAGCGCCCTTTGATATCGGGTTACAAATTTCTGTAGATCTTTATGTGGTAACGCATCAAAAATATATTGTCCAACGACATTTTCACGTTTAATTTGTAAAAGCCTTTCAGTAACATTATTTATGTATTCGATTTTTAAATCCCTATTTAAGGAGTAAAAAGCATCAGATACTCTTTCCAAAATGATCTCAGTATTGCTTGTCTTATTCAAAATCTTATCTCCTTTCAATTAGAGTTTTTATTATTAATCCCCAACATAACATAGTTACAATTAAATTTCCTTTTACGTTAGCTCAATAAGAAAAAAAGCCACCAAGGTGGATTGAGTAGATATCCTGAAGTTTACAAAAAATTCACTTCTTCCAATGCATGCTTTATTCTAAACTCAGCCATTTCTTTAGTTTGTTCGGGAGTTCCCCTGTAACAATTCCAGGCAGATATCTTTCCTATTGATGCCCATGCCTTAAATGCGCTCCCGTATTCGTATACTCGAATTTTAACTTTACTATGCCATATTACCAAGGCTAATTAAAAACCCTATTAAAATCCATTTGGTCCAACCATACATAGGAAGAACAGTTACTGATATTAAGAATCCAATCGTAAAACATTTAATAAATGAACCAATAATAGCAGTACGGGAAGTATTGTTAGTACAGATAATAAACCAAATATTACACCAGAATTAATTCCTATTGGTAATAAATTTGATTTCTCTAACTAACCCATCAATTGATATGATTGTTTTAAAAGAATTAAAAACTCTTGATTGAGGTCATCCACACTATTGAATCTAAAGTTATTGTGAAATCTGTTTTTGGAAACTTGTTCAATTTTAGTAATTTTCTCGTGTTCAATGTGATGGTTTGATACTAAATTAAAATTTAACCATTTCTTTTTTGGATGAACTCCTCCAAAGGAAGATTTATTCAAAAGATGAATAGAAGTCTTTTTTAACTCAATTTCAAAAGGTCCTATTTCTTTTAATAAATCGAGGATTTTTGAATATATTTCAAAAACATTAGGTGCCTTATTTAAGAATAATTCATCTTGCTTCTCTTCTATCCGCCGTGTAGTCTAATAAGAAATAAAGAATGTACATTGAAATAAAGTAAACCACCGCCGAATAGATTATATTCCATTCACCATAATGTAAAACTCTAATATAGACTGCATACAATTCAAGTAATACAAGAATGCAGGTCCATCCCAATATATATATAAATTTCTTAATGACATTAGATTTCAGGGGAAAATAATTAAAAATAATAACCAGTACAGCAATCTCACCAATGGCTACGGCTAGGTACCTCCACTCTATTTGTTCTTTATCAAAATACCAGTAAAGTTTGTACTTTAAATCAAGATACAAATCAGTTACAAAATTCATTAACAATGCAAACTGTATTGTAGCTAGTAACTCGTGCCTAGTTCGTTTTCTGGGCATTTTGAGGGCAACTAAAAGAACTAATATAACTGTCACTATAAATAGATTCACCAAGAGGAACACCTCGTTTTTAAAAAACAACAATATCAACCATATTATCATTATTTATTCGATGAATTATTCTTCTATAACTAACCTGCATCGTTAGTTCAACAAGCACA
Protein-coding regions in this window:
- a CDS encoding DUF5655 domain-containing protein, coding for MEEKQDELFLNKAPNVFEIYSKILDLLKEIGPFEIELKKTSIHLLNKSSFGGVHPKKKWLNFNLVSNHHIEHEKITKIEQVSKNRFHNNFRFNSVDDLNQEFLILLKQSYQLMG
- a CDS encoding CBO0543 family protein, coding for MIIWLILLFFKNEVFLLVNLFIVTVILVLLVALKMPRKRTRHELLATIQFALLMNFVTDLYLDLKYKLYWYFDKEQIEWRYLAVAIGEIAVLVIIFNYFPLKSNVIKKFIYILGWTCILVLLELYAVYIRVLHYGEWNIIYSAVVYFISMYILYFLLDYTADRREAR